The following nucleotide sequence is from Acyrthosiphon pisum isolate AL4f chromosome A2, pea_aphid_22Mar2018_4r6ur, whole genome shotgun sequence.
NNNNNNNNNNNNNNNNNNNNNNNNNNNNNNNNNNNNNNNNNNNNNNNNNNNNNNNNNNNNNNNNNNNNNNNNNNNNNNNNNNNNNNNNNNNNNNNNNNNNNNNNNNNNNNNNNNNNNNNNNNNNNNNNNNNNNNNNNNNNNNNNNNNNNNNNNNNNNNNNNNNNNNNNNNNNNNNNNNNNNNNNNNNNNNNNNNNNNNNNNNNNNNNNNNNNNNNNNNNNNNNNNNNNNNNNNNNNNNNNNNNNNNNNNNNNNNNNNNNNNNNNNNNNNNNNNNNNNNNNNNNNNNNNNNNNNNNNNNNNNNNNNNNNNNNNNNNNNNNNNNNNNNNNNNNNNNNNNNNNNNNNNNNNNNNNNNNNNNNNNNNNNNNNNNNNNNNNNNNNNNNNNNNNNNNNNNNNNNNNNNNNNNNNNNNNNNNNNNNNNNNNNNNNNNNNNNNNNNNNNNNNNNNNNNNNNNNNNNNNNNNNNNNNNNNNNNNNNNNNNNNNNNNNNNNNNNNNNNNNNNNNNNNNNNNNNNNNNNNNNNNNNNNNNNNNNNNNNNNNNNNNNNNNNNNNNNNNNNNNNNNNNNNNNNNNNNNNNNNNNNNNNNNNNNNNNNNNNNNNNNNNNNNNNNNNNNNNNNNNNNNNNNNNNNNNNNNNNNNNNNNNNNNNNNNNNNNNNNNNNNNNNNNNNNNNNNNNNNNNNNNNNNNNNNNNNNNNNNNNNNNNNNNNNNNNNNNNNNNNNNNNNNNNNNNNNNNNNNNNNNNNNNNNNNNNNNNNNNNNNNNNNNNNNNNNNNNNNNNNNNNNNNNNNNNNNNNNNNNNNNNNNNNNNNNNNNNNNNNNNNNNNNNNNNNNNNNNNNNNNNNNNNNNNNNNNNNNNNNNNNNNNNNNNNNNNNNNNNNNNNNNNNNNNNNNNNNNNNNNNNNNNNNNNNNNNNNNNNNNNNNNNNNNNNNNNNNNNNNNNNNNNNNNNNNNNNNNNNNNNNNNNNNNNNNNNNNNNNNNNNNNNNNNNNNNNNNNNNNNNNNNNNNNNNNNNNNNNNNNNNNNNNNNNNNNNNNNNNNNNNNNNNNNNNNNNNNNNNNNNNNNNNNNNNNNNNNNNNNNNNNNNNNNNNNNNNNNNNNNNNNNNNNNNNNNNNNNNNNNNNNNNNNNNNNNNNNNNNNNNNNNNNNNNNNNNNNNNNNNNNNNNNNNNNNNNNNNNNNNNNNNNNNNNNNNNNNNNNNNNNNNNNNNNNNNNNNNNNNNNNNNNNNNNNNNNNNNNNNNNNNNNNNNNNNNNNNNNNNNNNNNNNNNNNNNNNNNNNNNNNNNNNNNNNNNNNNNNNNNNNNNNNNNNNNNNNNNNNNNNNNNNNNNNNNNNNNNNNNNNNNNNNNNNNNNNNNNNNNNNNNNNNNNNNNNNNNNNNNNNNNNNNNNNNNNNNNNNNNNNNNNNNNNNNNNNNNNNNNNNNNNNNNNNNNNNNNNNNNNNNNNNNNNNNNNNNNNNNNNNNNNNNNNNNNNNNNNNNNNNNNNNNNNNNNNNNNNNNNNNNNNNNNNNNNNNNNNNNNNNNNNNNNNNNNNNNNNNNNNNNNNNNNNNNNNNNNNNNNNNNNNNNNNNNNNNNNNNNNNNNNNNNNNNNNNNNNNNNNNNNNNNNNNNNNNNNNNNNNNNNNNNNNNNNNNNNNNNNNNNNNNNNNNNNNNNNNNNNNNNNNNNNNNNNNNNNNNNNNNNNNNNNNNNNNNNNNNNNNNNNNNNNNNNNNNNNNNNNNNNNNNNNNNNNNNNNNNNNNNNNNNNNNNNNNNNNNNNNNNNNNNNNNNNNNNNNNNNNNNNNNNNNNNNNNNNNNNNNNNNNNNNNNNNNNNNNNNNNNNNNNNNNNNNNNNNNNNNNNNNNNNNNNNNNNNNNNNNNNNNNNNNNNNNNNNNNNNNNNNNNNNNNNNNNNNNNNNNNNNNNNNNNNNNNNNNNNNNNNNNNNNNNNNNNNNNNNNNNNNNNNNNNNNNNNNNNNNNNNNNNNNNNNNNNNNNNNNNNNNNNNNNNNNNNNNNNNNNNNNNNNNNNNNNNNNNNNNNNNNNNNNNNNNNNNNNNNNNNNNNNNNNNNNNNNNNNNNNNNNNNNNNNNNNNNNNNNNNNNNNNNNNNNNNNNNNNNNNNNNNNNNNNNNNNNNNNNNNNNNNNNNNNNNNNNNNNNNNNNNNNNNNNNNNNNNNNNNNNNCGTAATGTATATTCACTAACACACACTCACCGCTATACCGCGTATGTATTTCTacacagttttataaactattgtaaCCTTGGCGCGTCGCCGCGATCTTTTTACGAGTAAAAAcgcgttcgaatattattacattattactgggtagctaagccagcaatcttataacaatattcaactacctatttattatttaattcttttaaccgaattatcacttttaacgactttaatttatcacacaaaaatattatctttattatatcttataattatacttattctaggctagccttacaattactttttttcaaatttgacgtCTACTATTTCCTCTCAATAAGGTCATAGAAGACCTTTTAATTCAAAACAGaatctattttcatcaatatatcaacttatttctctttcaacaattatttattatcaatcaatttattctcttccaacaattatttatcattcaatttaattcttttatttcaattcaattttactACACGCGTGCATCAATTTTTAGATCAGCCTATACCACtgtctatcactatttattctcaataatcactatatatcattagatctgtcccttgctgtctatttaccataaaaactcTTAGATCAGTCTAACActgtctattaaaaaaatacctaggtcagtctattgctgcctttacaaaaattacatatgtttccctaacaagcttgtttttatttatttttattcaaatattacaccttcacctataatatttaaaatttaacgctggttttaaaaactaaaaaccgacgtgagacgtgcactccaaagctctaatcttatttataatatctttatattcaacttaattaGTCAACTTACAATACTGTTGCTCCAACTGCTTGGGCCATTCTGTCTATTTGTCTGTCTCCGCTTGCCTGCGCTTTGCTTGTTCTTTCTCTCCGGAGTTGTCAAGGGTGATCGGTCCTCGACTTTGACTCGTGTGAGCTGCCTTCGTGGAGTTGAAACGTTGATAGTAGTCGCTGCACCGGAACTGGACCTCTGAAGTTGAATTGACTGCTCGCCTCGACCCCAGAAGTTGAAATCCGCCGCGTTGACTGCATGACTCGCTTCTAACTCCTTGAAAGTTCCGTAATCGACTGCgccagtgtaatattctcgtcgttggggCTGGTCAGAGTGATATTCTgttagccgttaactacgagcatattatgattttgcaggaagcgagaccactcgtgttgatgatgaagatgttgacagggtagtttataaataaatgtagacagatgaaaagatactttgtagtttatttaaatgttcttcagtaattttgtctaagtccaaatgacattTACTACACAGANNNNNNNNNNNNNNNNNNNNNNNNNNNNNNNNNNNNNNNNNNNNNNNNNNtcaaattttaatttttgaattttaagtgTTATTAAAGACGATAATTTCGAGTACTTAGATTTTTCACAACATTTAAGGAGTATCCTGTGTGCGAtactaacttttgtttttcaaatgacaacctatatgttttaaagcaaaatgggattcagataatttttctgaaaacttTGATGTATCGtaatcgaaatttgaacgaaaACTTCTTTAGTTATTCTTCTTCAAATACTAaggaataaggataataatatagtcaatctGTCTATTAAACACTAAATAGTTTGTAAATGGATACGagctcaattattataattcggtgtgcaatataaaatatttgttagtaaTTACTACTTATTAAATGCTAATGGATTAATATTGCACCTGGCAATGTTCAAAACaaaggaaatataaaataatatcctttTCATTTTATCGAGCATGTTATCTTTTAGCCTATATGACATATAGGTATTGTTAACTTTTATAgcaaacctaaaataaaatactcaataatagtcaatattcggtaacataaaatatatgaattaatatattgtgtacatgaTTCCACGGTTCTAGTTTGTAATAggtaatcaattataaattcatataatagaaaatagaaataaacatagatatatacatattatacctatctataaatatGGAAACGTCCAGGAAACGGCTTCCAGATTACGCCCGTGTTTTAAGAGCGAGTAAAGTACAGTAATTTCAGATATGGGCGTTTAGATAAaagcatagaacaatatagaagcgaaactcgatcagctgatgggtgaagtgtttacctatgatctgaagtccgaacaatgaaactgtttccgtaacactgacatgatgttatacccgtattgaaaaaccgtttccgcctaataggtagggtattctgcgcggggtcgggttgtttccactgtttacttttatcatagattacatatgccacgcccccctggagaccgtgttcaaggttacaatcgcccgattcggccaattcacagaGTTTCGTACCCCATAATTGCCAATAATTGCGATAAACCACAGAccaagatataatattgttctatgataaaatcgACTGAAAAACCCAGTGATTTAAACGCTATCTAGTAGCAttaatttggaaatattattcGCCGAGTCctctttctatttttttctaagtCAAGCAGTGAGTGTACATAAACAATAGTGTAGTAGTagcatgataaattaatttgtcatgAGTAGTAGTACAGATAGACTAGTCTatgacataatcataatatatgcgCGTTCATACCCCCTCGCTCGGCCCTCACCATCAATAATTTCACTAGCAATGAGATCAGAGTAGCTaagcatattatacagaatgttctatatgtataacaaagtatagtacattaattaatgagtatctaaattttttttttttattttggaaagaAACAAgatctatatttgatataatgaatgaataaaaaacaacagCGAGAtgagattaataaattaaatttattaaaatataaatgaacataaggttttctaatttttataatacacaatacaaaatGAGAAAAATCCCAAACACAAAATGtagatacaatatgtattattataaaataataccatttacataaaaacaatattttttatataaacatttttacatacaaatttaaatcattaacaaattgtttttttctataaaagtaaaaaaaaaattacaaagtaAAAATTTATTNNNNNNNNNNNNNNNNNNNNNNNNNNNNNNNNNNNNNNNNNNNNNNNNNNGACCATCAACTCAGCCCACGCACTTGCAATATTCctaatctaatctgagtattcgccatAATGTTCTGACAGCTAGTTTATTGTCTGTGTTGTCGTGCAGAGAGTCATCTCTTTTGTGAATTTACTAAATTCTTATCGGTTaccacatcctggtctataaatgcgtacatatacatatatatacgtatatctactcgTGACTTTAGCAATCCCCTTATCCTGTCAATTGATAcgtgttttgtgttttaatatagatCGTGATTAAACACTCGGTTATTCCGACTACCTATTGGAAACTGTCTATTGTATTTGcgatttgactattgccaaattgtttaaggaggtcgtttatcTACTTGCTTATTCTtacttttaactattcatatataatgatatttatgtgttgtgagtaaacggttactatccgttacaatactataatataaaccttATTGCTTACGGTGCAGtttcaaattacaatttaatatgacaCACTACTTCAATTTCAATAGCTATAGATAAAGTTGTTTACGGtctgtattaattattgaaaatattaataatgttttaatgtagattcttaaatatgattattacttctataaaaaaatttacaacttcaaatgaaatgtataattatttgaaaattaaaatacatttgaatattaagctaaaattattatctttaaattaaaacatcttACAATATTGGACCTAATAGTTTTATTTGACACTTACTTTTGGCTGTCTAACTacgttgagtaaaaaaaaaataaactttataatattaaataataatacctaatacctaaataaatacctagactgacaaaccgtctccgctcagaatcgtttttcttatacagtgatattatatcattaaatacaaatttaatattatccattatacagtgacccacttgtaacctactgtacagcagagcgacatccacttacccacctttttttgtattgtttattattctaattataagattaatattacagtaaaaacacattatccaaAAAAGTGGTCTCGTGCCTTATTGTATATTCACCATAGTTCTTGAAACTCGTGTTCAACATGAGTTCAACCCTTCCTCATCAGACCTGACCTTTTTCTCATCAGAGTTCAACTTTTTCTCATTAGACCTGACATTTTCCTCATCAGATCTGAGAAAAAGGTCAGGACTGATGAGAAAAATGCCAGGTCCGAAGAGAATGAGGTCATGTCTAATAAGAATAAGGTGAACTCTATTGAGAAAAAGGTGAACTCTGATGAGAAAGAGGTCAGGTCTGATGAGAAAAAGGTGAACTCTGGTGAGAATAAGGAAAACTGATGAGAAAAAGGTCAGGTATGATGAGAAAAAGGTCAACTCTGATGAGAAAAAGGTTAACTCTGATGAGAAAAAGGTCAGGTCTGATGAGAAAAAAGTCAGGTATGATGAGAAAAAGGTGAACTCTGATGAGGAAAAGTTCAAGTCTGATGAGAAAATGGTGAACTCTGATGAGAAAAAGGCGAACTCTGATTTGAAAAAGGTCAAGTCTGATGAGAAAAAGGTCAGGTCTGATGATAAGAGGGTGGACTCTGATGAGAAAAAGGCGAACTCTGATGAGAAAAAGGTCAGGCCCTCAAAAGGTCAAGTCTGATGAGGAGAGGTCAGATCTGATGAGAAAAAGGTCAGGTCTGATGAGAAAAAGGTCAAGTCTGATGAGAAAAGGGTGAACCCTGATGAGAAAAAGGTCAAGTATGATGAGAAAAAGGTCAAGTCTGATGAGAAAAAGGTCAGGTCTGATGAGGAAGAGGTCCAGTCTGATGAGAAAAAGGTGAACTCTGATGAGAAAAAGGTCAGGACTGATGAGAAAGAGGTCAGGTCTGATGAGAAAAAGGTGAACTCTGGTGAGAATAAGGAAAACTGATGAGAAAAAGGTCAGGTATGATGAGAAAAAGATCAAATCTGATGAGAAAAAGGTTAACTCTGATGAGAAAAAGGTCAGGTCTGATGAGAAAAAGGTCAGATCTGATGAGAAAAAGGTCAGGTCTGATGAGAAAAAGGTTAACTCTGATGAGAAAAAGGTCAGGTCTGATGAGAAAAAGGTCAAGTCTGATGAGGAGAGGTCAGATCTGATGAGAAAAAGGTCAGGTCTGATGAGAAAAAGGTCAAGTCTGATGAGAAAAAGGTTAACTCTGATGAGAAAAAGGTCAGGACTGATGAGAAAGAGGTCAGGTATGATGAGAAAAAGGTTAACTCTGATGAGAAAAAGGTCAGGTCTGACGAGAAAAAGGtcagggtagtttataaataaatgtaggcagatgaaaagatactttgtagtttatttaaatgttcttcagtaattttgtctaagtccaaatgacaattTACTACACAGAGtaacgtgaaggtgcttgttgtgctctggagtagacacgtctgaatacaggctgtttcaggctcccttttatattcaggtccctgctccccctgccaatcgatacgctatctcttCTCTAACGGATGTGTTCCGTGTGACCATCAACTCAGCCCACGCACTTGCAATATTCctaatctaatctgagtattcgccatAATGTTCTGACAGCTAGTTTATTGTCTGTGTTGTCGTGCAGAGAGTCATCTCTTTTGTGAATTTACTAAATTCTTATCGGTTaccacatcctggtctataaatgcgtacatatacatatatatacgtatatctactcgTGACTTTAGCAATCCCCTTATCCTGTCAATTGATAcgtgttttgtgttttaatatggaTCGTGATTAAACACTCGGTTATTCCGACTACCTATTGGAAACTGTCTATTGTATTTGcgatttgactattgccaaattgtttaaggaggtcgtttatcTACTTGCTTATTCTtacttttaactattcatatataatgatatttatgtgttgtgagtaaacggttactatccgttacaatactataatataaaccttATTGCTTACGGTGCAGtttcaaattacaatataatatgacaaactACTTCAATTTCAATAGCTATAGATAATGTTGTTTACGGtctgtattaattattgaaaatattaattatgttttaatgtagattcttaaatatgattattacttctataaaaaaatttacaacttcaaatgaaatgtataattatttgaaaattaaaatacatttgaatattaagctaaaattattatctttaaattaaaacatcttACAATATTGGACCTAATAGTTTTATTTGACACTTACTTTTGGCTGTCTAACTacgttgagtaaaaaaaaataaactttatgatattaaataataatacctaatacctaaataaatacctagactgacaaaccgtctccgctcagaatcgtttttcttatacagtgatattatatcattaaatacaaatttaatactatccattatacagtgacccacttgtaacctactgtacagcagagcgacatccacttacccacctttttttgtattgtttattattctaattataagattaatattacggtaaaaacacattatccaaAAAAGTGGTCTCGTGCCTTATTGTATATTCACCATAGTTCTTGAAACTCGTATTCAACATGAGTTCAACCCTTCCTCATCAGACCTGACCTTTTTCTCATCAGAGTTCAACTTTTTCTCATTACACCTGACATTTTCCTCATCAGATCTGAGAAAAAGGTCAGGACTGATGAGAAAAATGCCAGGTCCTAAGAGAATGAGGTCATGTCTAATAAGAATAAGGTGAACTCTAATGAGAAAAAGGTGAACTCTGATGAGAAAGAGGTCAGGTCTGATGAGAAAAAGGTGAACTCTGGTGAGAATAAGGAAAACAGATGAGAAAAAGGTCAGGTATGATGAGAAGAAGGTCAACTCTGATGAGAAAAATGTCAGGTATGATGAGAAAAAGGTGAACTCTGATGAGGAAAAGTTCAAGTCTGATGAGAAAAATGCCAGGTCCGAAGAGAATGAGGTCATGTCCAATAAGAATAAGGTGAACTCTATTGAGAAAAAGGTGAACTCTGATGAGAAAGAGGTCAAGTCTGATGAGGAAAAGGTCAAGTCTGATGAGAAAAAGGCGAACTCTGATGAGGAAAAGGTGAACTCTGATGAGAAAGAGGTCAGGTCTGATGAGAAAAAGGTCAGGTCTGATGAGAAAAAGGTCAGGTATGATGAGAAAAAGGTAAACTCTGATGAGAAAAAGCCAAAAGGTCAGGACTGATGAGAAAAATGCCAGGTCCGAAGAGAATGAGGTCATGTCTAATAAGAATAAGGTGAACTCTGATGAGAAAGAGGTCAGGTCTGATGAGAAAAAGGTGAACTCTGGTGAGAATAAGGAAAACAGATGAGAAAAAGGTCAGGTATGATGAGAAGAAGGTCAACTCTGATGAGAAAAATGTCAGGTATGAAGAGAAAAAGGTCAAGTCTGATGAGGAAGAGGTCCAGTCTGATGAGAAAAAGGTCAGGTATGATGAGAAAAAGGCGAACTCTGATGAGAAAAAGGTCAGGTATGATGAGAAAAAGGTCAAGTCTGATAAGAAAAAGGCGAACTCTGATGAGAAAAAGGTCAGGTCTCATGAGAAAAAGGTCAGGTATGATGAGAAAAAGGTCAGATCTGATGAGGAGAGGTCAGGTCTGATGAGAATAAGGTGAACTCTGATGAGAAAAATGTGAACTCTGATGAGGAAGAGGTCAGGTATGATGAGAAAAAGGTCAAGTCTGATGAGAAAAAGGCGAACTCTGATGAGAAAAAGGTCAGGTATGATGAGAAAAAGGTTAACTCTGATGAGGAAAAGGCGAACTCTGATGAGAAAAAGGTCAGGTATGATGAGAAAAAGGTCAGGTCTGATGAGGAGAGGTCAAGTCTGATTGGAAAAAGGTGAACTCTGATGAGGAAAAGTTCAAGTCTGATGAGAAAAAGGTCAGGTATGATGAGAAAAAGGTGAACTCTGATGAGAAAAAGGCGAACTCTGATGAGGAAAAGGTGAACTCTGATGAGAAAGAGGTCAGGTCTGATGAGAAAAAGGTCAGGTCTGATGAGAAAAAGGTCAGGTATGATGAGAAAAAGGTAAACTCTGATGAGAAAAAGCCAAAAGGTCAGGACTGATGAGAAAAATGCCAGGTCCGAAGAGAATGAGGTCATGTCTAATAAGAATAAGGTGAACTCTGATGAGAAAGAGGTCAGGTCTGATGAGAAAAAGGTGAACTCTGGTGAGAATAAGGAAAACAGATGAGAAAAAGGTCAGGTATGATGAGAAGAAGGTCAACTCTGATGAGAAAAATGTCAGGTATGAAGAGAAAAAGGTCAAGTCTGATGAGGAAGAGGTCCAGTCTGATGAGAAAAAGGTCAGGTATGATGAGAAAAAGGCGAACTCTGATGAGAAAAAGGTCAGGTATGATGAGAAAAAGGCGAACTCTGATGAGAAAAAGGCGAACTCTGATGAGAAAAAGGTCAGGTCTCATGAGAAAAAGGTCAGGTATGATGAGAAAAAGGTCAGATCTGATGAGGAGAGGTCAGGTCTGATGAGAATAAGGTGAACTCTGATGAGAAAAATGTGAACTCTGATGAGGAAGAGGTCAGGTATGATGAGAAAAAGGTCAAGTCTGATGAGAAAAAGGCGAACTCTGATGAGAAAAAGGTCAGGTATGATGAGAAAAAGGTTAACTCTGATGAGGAAAAGGCGAACTCTGATGAGAAAAAGGTCAGGTATGATGAGAAAAAGGTCAGGTCTGATGAGGAGAGGTCAAGTCTGATTGGAAAAATGTGAACTCTGATGAGGAAGAGGTCAGGTATGATGAGAAAAAGGTGAACTCTGATGAGAAAAAGGCGAACTCTGATGAGGAAAAGGTGAACTCTGATGAGAAAGAGGTCAGGTCTGATGAGAAAAAGGTAAACTCTGATGAGAAAGAGCCAAAAGGTCAGGACTGATGAGAAAAATGCCAGGTCCGAAGAGAATGAGGTCATGTCTAATAAGAATAAGGTGAACTCTAATGAGAAAAAGGTGAACTCTGATGAGAAAAAGGTCAGGTATGATGAGAAAAATGTGAACTCTGATGAGGAAAAGGTCAGGTATGATGAGGAGAGGTCAAGTCTGATTGGAAAAAGGTGAACTCTGATGAGAAAAAGGTGAACTCTGATGAGAAAAAGGTCAGGTATGATGAGAAAAAGGTTAACTCTGATGAGGAAAAGGCGAACTCTGATGAGAAAAAGGTCAGGTATGATGAGGAGAGGTCAAGTATGATGAGAAAAAGGTGAACTCTGATGAGAAAAAGCCAAAAGGTCAGGACTGATGAGAAAAATGCCAGGTCTGATGAGAAAAAGGTGAACTCTGATGAGGAAAAGTTCAAGTCTGATGAGAAAAAGGTCAGGTATGATGAGAAAAAGCCAAAAGGTGAACTCTGATGAGAAAAAGGTGAACTCTGATGAGAAAAAGGTCAGGTCTGATGAGAAAAAGGTCAAGTCTGATGAGGAAGAGGTCCAGTCTGATGAGGAAGAGGTCCAGTCTGATGAGAAAAAGGCGAACTCTGATGAGAAAAAGCCAAAAGGTCAGGACTGATGAGAAAAAGGTCAGGTCTGATGAGAAAAAGGTCAGGTATGAAGAGAAAAAGGTGAACTTTGATGAGGAAAAGTTCAAGTCTGATGAGAAAAAGGTCAGGTATGATGAGAAAAAGGAGAACTCTGATGAGAAAAAGGTGAACTCTGATGAGAAAAAGGTGAACTCTGATGAGAAAGAGGTCAGGTCTGATGAGAAAAAGGTCAAGTCTGATGAGGAGAGGTCAGATCTGATGAGAAAAAGGTCAGGTATGATGAGGAGGGGTCAAGTCTGATTGGAAAAAGGTGAACTCTGATGAGGAAAAGGTGAACTCTAATGAGAAAAAAGTCAGGACTGATGAGAAAAAGGTCAGGTATGATGAGAAAAAGGTCAAGTCTGATGAGGAAGAGGTCCAGTCTGATGAGAAAAAGGTGAACTCTGATGAGAAAAAGCCAAAAGGTCAGGACTGATGAGAAAAATGCCAGGTCTGATGAGAAAAAGGTGAACTCTGATGAGAAAAAGTTCAGGTCTGATGAGAAAAAGGTCAGGTATGATGAGAAAAAGGTTAACTCTGATGAGAAAAAGGTCAGGTCTGATGAGAAAAAGGTCAGGTCTGATGAGAAAAAGGTCAGGTCTGATGAGAAAAAGGTGAACTCTGATGAGAAAAAGGTGAACTCTGATGAGANNNNNNNNNNNNNNNNNNNNNNNNNNNNNNNNNNNNNNNNNNNNNNNNNNNNNNNNNNNNNNNNNNNNNNNNNNNNNNNNNNNNNNNNNNNNNNNNNNNNGAGATTTAAAAAccattcaaaattattagttaatttaagaaatattatttttagagaaCTAGGTTATCAATGTTCAAAAGTCAATACAAAGAAATCAGCaagtgttaaatttataaaaaaaattgaagggaGGTATGGGCTCCCGCAAGCAAAtgagaagtaaaaaaaaaaaaagtagataaaattaattctttaaatacttctaaaaattaacttaaaaaatatttagctacGAACTAGAGACTGCAGTCTCTATAACCTCCaggttttaaattatgtagtaggtacacaGCTACTCAGTATATTCCCAAGTATAACCggtttatgtttaaaaacatttatacaaaaaaatctactAGAGTTAaatgaatcaaaaaaataattgtatgaggAATCTGgatgaaattataatagataaataatatattaataaattataatataacagttattaTGATCAGAAATGTATCACCGTAATAGTATATGcattagaaaatgtataataatgaatgcaatttattaaagatgcaaaaaaattaagtgggagaacataaaataatgtttaatttaaaataatattttgtttaagctGGGTCTAcagtcaattttaaattaaaaactattaagtctaaatataaataaaaaatatattcagataGGTATCTGTTTTAGTCATTGTAAATATGTGAGGAAACCTTAAggatattaaaacacaaaactatattttaaatgaaagcTATTGATTTTAGGTTCGATTTTAGGGCTTTCTATTTACAAAAACTCATAAGTATtgaaaacctaataaaataataatataaaatatattttataatttattgtggcaaaaaaatcattaattatggTTGGttgaatttaagtttttaattatactgg
It contains:
- the LOC103309878 gene encoding LOW QUALITY PROTEIN: cylicin-1-like (The sequence of the model RefSeq protein was modified relative to this genomic sequence to represent the inferred CDS: deleted 2 bases in 1 codon), encoding MSNKNKVNSIEKKVNSDEKEKKVRYDEKKVNSDEKKVNSDEKKVRSDEKKVRYDEKKVNSDEEKFKSDEKMVNSDEKKANSDLKKVKSDEKKVRSDEKKVRSDEKKVKSDEKRVNPDEKKVKYDEKKVKSDEKKVRSDEEEVQSDEKKVNSDEKKVRTDEKEKKVRYDEKKIKSDEKKVNSDEKKVRSDEKKVRSDEKKVRSDEKKVNSDEKKVRSDEKKVKSDEERSSDEKKVRSDEKKVKSDEKKVNSDEKKVRTDEKEVRYDEKKVNSDEKKVRSDEKKVRVVYK
- the LOC103309879 gene encoding myb-like protein X encodes the protein MSNKNKVNSNEKKVNSDEKEVRYDEKKVNSDEKNVRYDEKKVNSDEEKFKSDEKNARSEENEVMSNKNKVNSIEKKVNSDEKEVKSDEEKVKSDEKKANSDEEKVNSDEKEVRSDEKKVRSDEKKVRYDEKKVNSDEKKPKDEKKVRYDEKKVNSDEKNVRYEEKKVKSDEEEVQSDEKKVRYDEKKANSDEKKVRYDEKKVKSDKKKANSDEKKVRSHEKKVRYDEKKEEVRYDEKKVKSDEKKANSDEKKVRYDEKKVNSDEEKANSDEKKVNSDEEKFKSDEKKVRYDEKKVNSDEKKANSDEEKVNSDEKEVRSDEKKVRSDEKKVRYDEKKVNSDEKKPKGTLVRIRKTDEKKVRYDEKKVNSDEKNVRYEEKKVKSDEEEVQSDEKKVRYDEKKANSDEKKVRYDEKKANSDEKKANSDEKKVNSDEKNVNSDEEEVRYDEKKVKSDEKKANSDEKKVRYDEKKVNSDEEKANSDEKKVRYDEKKVRSDEERSSLIGKM
- the LOC103309881 gene encoding uncharacterized protein LOC103309881 gives rise to the protein MRKSQKVRTDEKNARSDEKKVNSDEKKFRSDEKKVRYDEKKVNSDEKKVRSDEKKVRSDEKKVRSDEKKVNSDEKKRTRLSMFKSQYKEISKC